Proteins from a genomic interval of Rhodococcus rhodochrous:
- a CDS encoding carboxyl transferase domain-containing protein, protein MVCVTTAETASTTSRDQHEQLVGELRDKLAAAALGGSEKARERHVARGKLLPRDRVDELLDTGSPFLELSPLAADGMYDDECPGAGMIAGIGRVAGRECVIVANDATVKGGTYYPITVKKHLRAQEVALQNNLPCLYLVDSGGAFLPRQDEVFPDREHFGRIFYNQATMSAKGIPQIAAVMGSCTAGGAYVPAMSDEAVIVRNQGTIFLGGPPLVKAATGEVVTAEELGGGDLHSKVSGVTDHLAEDDRDALRIVRDIVSTFGPRTPRPWDVEPTTPPEADPTELYDVVPTDSRIPYDVHEVIDRVVDGSSFHEFKAEYGKTLVTGFARIHGHPVGIIANNGVLFGESAVKGAHFIELCDKRSIPLVFLQNISGFMVGRDYEAGGIAKHGAKMVTAVACARVPKLTVVIGGSYGAGNYSMCGRAYSPRFLWMWPNARISVMGGEQAASVLATVRSDQLDASGKPWTAEQEEEFKAPIRAQYEEQGNPYYSTARLWDDGIIDPADTRKVLGLALSVCANAPLEPVSYGVFRM, encoded by the coding sequence ATGGTGTGCGTGACAACCGCTGAGACGGCCTCGACAACCAGCCGCGACCAGCATGAACAGCTGGTCGGAGAGCTCCGAGACAAGCTCGCTGCCGCAGCACTGGGCGGCAGCGAGAAAGCCCGGGAGCGGCATGTCGCGCGCGGCAAGCTGCTTCCCCGCGACCGCGTCGACGAACTGCTCGACACGGGCAGCCCGTTCCTCGAACTGTCGCCCCTCGCCGCCGACGGCATGTACGACGACGAGTGCCCCGGCGCCGGCATGATCGCCGGCATCGGCCGCGTCGCCGGCCGCGAGTGCGTGATCGTCGCGAACGACGCCACCGTCAAGGGCGGCACCTACTACCCGATCACGGTCAAGAAGCATCTGCGGGCGCAGGAAGTCGCGCTGCAGAACAACCTGCCGTGCCTGTACCTCGTCGACTCCGGCGGCGCCTTCCTGCCGCGGCAGGACGAGGTCTTCCCCGACCGCGAGCATTTCGGCCGCATCTTCTACAACCAGGCCACCATGAGCGCCAAGGGGATTCCGCAGATCGCCGCGGTCATGGGCTCGTGCACCGCCGGCGGCGCCTACGTCCCCGCCATGAGCGACGAGGCCGTCATCGTCCGCAACCAGGGCACCATCTTCCTCGGTGGCCCGCCGCTGGTGAAGGCCGCGACCGGCGAGGTCGTCACCGCAGAGGAACTCGGTGGCGGCGACCTGCACTCGAAGGTCTCCGGCGTCACCGACCACCTGGCCGAGGACGACCGCGACGCGCTGCGCATCGTGCGCGACATCGTCTCCACCTTCGGTCCGCGCACCCCGCGCCCGTGGGACGTCGAACCCACCACCCCGCCCGAGGCCGACCCCACCGAGCTGTACGACGTGGTGCCCACCGACTCGCGCATCCCCTACGACGTGCACGAGGTCATCGACCGTGTGGTCGACGGATCCAGCTTCCACGAGTTCAAGGCCGAATACGGCAAAACGCTCGTCACCGGCTTCGCGCGCATCCACGGTCACCCGGTCGGCATCATCGCGAACAACGGCGTGCTCTTCGGCGAATCCGCCGTCAAGGGAGCGCATTTCATCGAACTGTGCGACAAGCGTTCGATCCCGCTGGTGTTCCTGCAGAACATCTCCGGCTTCATGGTCGGCCGCGACTACGAGGCCGGCGGCATCGCCAAGCACGGCGCGAAGATGGTCACCGCGGTCGCGTGCGCGCGGGTGCCGAAGCTGACCGTCGTCATCGGCGGCTCGTACGGCGCCGGCAACTACTCGATGTGCGGTCGCGCGTATTCGCCTCGCTTCCTGTGGATGTGGCCCAACGCCCGCATCTCCGTCATGGGTGGCGAGCAGGCCGCCTCGGTGCTGGCCACGGTGCGCTCCGACCAGCTCGACGCCTCGGGTAAGCCCTGGACGGCCGAGCAGGAGGAGGAGTTCAAGGCTCCGATCCGCGCCCAGTACGAGGAGCAGGGCAACCCCTACTACTCGACCGCGCGCCTGTGGGACGACGGCATCATCGATCCCGCAGACACCAGAAAAGTTCTCGGACTGGCACTGTCGGTGTGCGCCAACGCCCCGCTCGAGCCGGTCTCCTACGGCGTCTTCCGGATGTGA
- a CDS encoding SACE_7040 family transcriptional regulator, which translates to MTESAIDVSTASGRPTRRSLAKAERRRDLLRAAAHLIAERGFPGVRLEDLGAAVGISGPAVYRHFPNKDALLVEILVEISRRLLAGGTQVAETTPDPRDALEGLVDFHLDFALGEPDLIRVQDREFTSLPDEGQREVRVTQRRYVEIWVDVLRRIDPALPESDARTMAHATFGLINSTPHSADPRSPEGTRAVLRRMALAALATTPSALAAEPARTETA; encoded by the coding sequence ATGACCGAGTCCGCGATCGACGTCTCGACCGCATCGGGACGCCCGACGCGGCGTAGCCTCGCCAAGGCGGAACGCCGACGGGACCTCCTGCGTGCCGCGGCGCACCTGATCGCCGAACGCGGATTCCCCGGGGTCCGCCTCGAGGATCTCGGTGCGGCCGTGGGGATCAGCGGACCCGCCGTGTATCGGCACTTCCCCAACAAGGACGCCCTGCTCGTCGAGATCCTCGTCGAGATCAGCCGCCGCCTCCTCGCAGGTGGCACGCAGGTCGCCGAGACGACGCCCGACCCGCGCGACGCCCTCGAGGGGCTGGTCGACTTCCATCTCGACTTCGCGCTGGGCGAGCCCGATCTCATCCGCGTGCAGGACCGCGAGTTCACGTCCCTCCCCGACGAGGGGCAGCGGGAGGTGAGGGTGACCCAGCGGCGCTACGTCGAGATCTGGGTCGACGTCCTGCGCCGCATCGACCCCGCACTGCCCGAATCCGACGCGCGCACGATGGCGCACGCGACCTTCGGACTCATCAACTCGACACCGCACAGTGCCGACCCGCGTTCCCCCGAAGGCACCCGCGCGGTGCTGCGACGCATGGCACTGGCAGCTCTCGCCACGACCCCCTCGGCTCTCGCGGCAGAGCCGGCACGAACGGAGACCGCATGA
- a CDS encoding thioesterase family protein — protein sequence MSYFERLGPTSFRATEHVGGAWNEAEQHIAPALGLIAHVVECDRDARRDDDLAIGRLSYDILGTVPVGPVVTTVEVLRPGRTIELVEATLAYDGRAIVRARAWLMQTGPTAEIAGTTLQPIPSPEDCEPWDPTTLWPGGFIDSVEVRRVSTAPGRASFWVRTDLPLVEGEKVSDLAATAGLFDIANGMAVRADPRTVAFPNLDLTVHLFAEPRGEWVGFDTSVSFGADGIGLTSTVLHDATGPIGTMSQILTVRPI from the coding sequence ATGAGCTACTTCGAACGACTCGGCCCGACCTCCTTCCGCGCCACCGAACACGTCGGTGGGGCGTGGAACGAGGCGGAGCAGCACATCGCGCCCGCCCTCGGGCTGATCGCCCACGTCGTCGAATGCGACCGCGACGCGCGGCGCGACGACGACCTCGCGATCGGACGCCTGTCGTACGACATCCTCGGCACCGTGCCCGTCGGTCCCGTCGTCACGACCGTCGAGGTCCTGCGGCCCGGACGCACCATCGAACTCGTGGAAGCGACACTCGCCTACGACGGGCGCGCGATCGTGCGTGCGCGCGCGTGGCTGATGCAGACCGGCCCCACCGCGGAGATCGCCGGCACCACGCTGCAGCCGATCCCGTCGCCCGAGGACTGCGAACCCTGGGACCCGACGACGCTGTGGCCGGGAGGATTCATCGACTCGGTGGAGGTGCGTCGCGTCTCGACCGCACCCGGACGGGCCTCGTTCTGGGTGCGTACCGATCTTCCGCTCGTGGAGGGCGAGAAGGTCAGCGATCTCGCCGCCACGGCCGGCCTGTTCGACATCGCCAACGGCATGGCGGTGCGTGCCGATCCGAGGACGGTCGCCTTCCCCAACCTCGATCTGACCGTGCACCTGTTCGCCGAACCCCGCGGTGAATGGGTCGGCTTCGATACGTCGGTCTCGTTCGGCGCCGACGGCATCGGCCTGACGAGCACGGTGCTGCACGATGCGACCGGCCCGATCGGCACGATGTCCCAGATCCTCACGGTGCGGCCGATCTGA
- a CDS encoding LLM class F420-dependent oxidoreductase — protein sequence MTRRVSVWGGAFWLGRKVREQALGAARELEELGYSRLWTSGGFRDGFPSVYGELLAATTTLELASGIISIWHADPETTAAAVADLESRYPGRFLLGVGTSHAPVVDARENTSYTKPYSRMVEYLDGLDAASTPVPTDRRVLAALGPRMLKLSAERAAGAHPYFVPPEHTAVAREALGSEPLLAPEVAVVLETDETVARGIAREYMRGYLALPNYSNNLRRLGYTDEDLADGGSDALMDVLIPWGDLDSVVAGIEKHYAAGADEVAIQVLTADPFTFPSEGYRQLASALLS from the coding sequence ATGACACGACGAGTGAGTGTGTGGGGTGGCGCGTTCTGGCTCGGTCGGAAGGTTCGCGAGCAGGCGCTCGGCGCTGCCCGCGAACTGGAGGAGCTCGGGTACTCCCGGTTGTGGACGTCCGGCGGATTCCGGGACGGTTTCCCGTCCGTCTACGGGGAACTGCTCGCGGCGACGACGACGCTCGAGCTGGCGAGCGGCATCATCAGCATCTGGCACGCCGACCCGGAGACCACGGCCGCTGCGGTCGCCGATCTGGAGTCGCGGTATCCCGGTCGTTTCCTGCTGGGAGTCGGAACGAGTCACGCTCCCGTCGTCGACGCGCGGGAGAACACCAGCTACACCAAGCCCTACAGCCGGATGGTCGAGTACCTCGACGGTCTCGATGCGGCGTCGACGCCGGTGCCCACCGATCGTAGGGTCCTCGCGGCGCTCGGCCCGCGCATGCTGAAGCTGTCCGCCGAGCGCGCGGCAGGAGCCCATCCGTACTTCGTTCCGCCCGAGCACACGGCGGTCGCGCGTGAGGCCCTCGGCTCGGAGCCGTTGCTCGCGCCCGAGGTGGCCGTCGTCCTCGAAACCGACGAGACCGTCGCGCGCGGCATCGCCCGCGAGTACATGCGCGGTTATCTCGCGCTGCCGAACTACTCGAACAACCTGCGTCGTCTCGGGTACACCGACGAGGACCTCGCCGACGGTGGCAGCGACGCCTTGATGGACGTGCTCATCCCGTGGGGTGATCTCGACAGCGTCGTCGCCGGCATCGAGAAGCACTACGCCGCCGGTGCCGACGAGGTGGCCATCCAGGTGCTCACCGCGGATCCGTTCACCTTCCCGAGCGAGGGCTACCGGCAGCTCGCGTCCGCGCTGCTGAGCTGA
- a CDS encoding sensor histidine kinase yields MRDPSVPEPRIERISSRLAVQSWFQLAFALLAVFAVVGSIVGGIFIQRTVQITDEVTERIQPAMTQAFNLQTALLDQQTAVRGYALTTEPVFLGPYRAGQENQQVALDRLRVLLAGHPDLLADIDTIEAAAAQWRTQYAEPIIETVVPGEPRPVDPALAEQDRLAFGEIRSMFAQENNALSDVLAEDLDELAESRTIRNSVLIAMVITFILTGLATVVLVHNLVAVPLARLRRASRRVALEENFYQHIYPQGPKDIRALALDVETMRGRIADALADSRKQQTLLAKQTEDLDSQAEELRRSNTELEQFAYVASHDLQEPLRKVASFCQLLEKRYGDVLDDRGRQYVEYAVDGAKRMQVLISDLLAFSRVGRVHDAYVRVDLGRPLEKALFNLSASIEESQAQIERPDDLPELTGDPTLLTMLWQNLVGNAIKFQHPDRTPVIRIECEKVEDESDGPQWHFCVTDNGIGIDSEYAEKVFVIFQRLHPRDDYQGTGIGLALCKKIVEYHAGRIWIDTEYGDTHTEGTRICFTLGTASRPVEQKQGTTA; encoded by the coding sequence ATGAGGGATCCTTCGGTTCCCGAACCGCGTATCGAGCGCATCTCCTCGCGGCTGGCCGTGCAGAGCTGGTTCCAGTTGGCGTTCGCGCTCCTCGCGGTGTTCGCCGTCGTCGGTTCGATCGTGGGCGGGATCTTCATCCAGCGCACCGTGCAGATCACCGACGAGGTGACCGAGCGGATCCAGCCGGCGATGACGCAGGCCTTCAACTTGCAGACCGCTCTGCTCGATCAACAGACCGCGGTCCGCGGGTACGCGCTCACGACCGAACCCGTCTTCCTCGGGCCGTACCGTGCGGGTCAGGAGAACCAGCAGGTCGCGCTCGATCGTCTTCGCGTGCTCCTCGCCGGGCATCCGGATCTGCTCGCCGACATCGACACGATCGAGGCCGCCGCTGCGCAGTGGCGGACGCAGTACGCAGAGCCGATCATCGAGACCGTCGTTCCCGGGGAGCCTCGTCCCGTCGATCCGGCCCTGGCCGAGCAGGACCGGCTGGCCTTCGGTGAGATCCGGTCGATGTTCGCCCAGGAGAACAACGCTCTCTCCGATGTCCTGGCGGAGGACCTCGACGAACTCGCGGAGTCCCGCACCATCCGCAATTCGGTGTTGATCGCGATGGTGATCACGTTCATCCTCACCGGTCTCGCCACGGTGGTTCTCGTCCACAACCTCGTCGCCGTGCCGCTCGCAAGGCTTCGCCGGGCCAGCCGCCGGGTCGCGCTGGAGGAGAACTTCTACCAGCACATCTACCCCCAGGGACCGAAGGACATCCGGGCACTCGCCCTCGATGTCGAGACGATGCGCGGTCGTATCGCGGACGCGTTGGCGGACTCCCGGAAGCAGCAGACCCTGCTCGCGAAACAGACCGAGGATCTCGATTCCCAGGCCGAGGAACTCCGCCGCTCGAACACCGAACTCGAGCAGTTCGCCTACGTCGCATCGCACGACCTGCAGGAACCGCTGCGGAAGGTCGCGTCCTTCTGCCAGTTGCTCGAGAAGCGGTACGGCGACGTCCTCGATGATCGGGGACGGCAGTACGTGGAGTATGCCGTCGACGGCGCGAAGCGGATGCAGGTGCTGATCAGCGATCTGCTCGCCTTCTCCCGGGTCGGACGCGTTCACGACGCCTACGTCCGGGTCGACCTCGGCCGACCGCTCGAGAAGGCGTTGTTCAACCTCTCTGCCTCCATCGAGGAGTCACAGGCGCAGATCGAACGCCCCGACGACCTCCCCGAGCTCACCGGCGACCCCACTCTGCTGACGATGCTGTGGCAGAACCTGGTCGGCAACGCCATCAAGTTCCAACATCCCGATCGCACCCCGGTGATCAGGATCGAGTGCGAAAAAGTCGAGGACGAGTCGGACGGTCCGCAGTGGCACTTCTGCGTCACCGACAACGGCATCGGGATCGACAGCGAGTACGCCGAGAAGGTGTTCGTCATCTTCCAGCGGCTGCATCCTCGCGACGATTACCAGGGCACCGGTATCGGACTGGCGCTGTGCAAGAAAATCGTCGAGTATCACGCGGGAAGAATCTGGATCGACACCGAGTACGGCGATACTCATACCGAGGGCACTCGAATCTGCTTCACCCTCGGAACCGCATCACGCCCCGTCGAGCAGAAGCAGGGGACCACGGCCTGA
- a CDS encoding response regulator has protein sequence MTYPPARPVDVLLVEDDPGDELMTREAFEDNKIGNALHVVRDGAEALDFLYRRGDHEGAPRPDLILLDLNLPKYDGRQVLTKIKSDPELSDIPIVVLTTSSAEEDILRSYKLHANAYVTKPVDLDQFIGAVKQIDEFFVQVVRLPRRGR, from the coding sequence GTGACATATCCCCCTGCCCGACCGGTGGACGTCCTGTTGGTCGAGGACGATCCCGGCGACGAGCTGATGACCCGTGAAGCATTCGAGGACAACAAGATCGGCAACGCCCTCCACGTCGTCCGCGACGGGGCGGAAGCACTCGACTTCCTGTACCGCCGGGGCGACCACGAGGGCGCGCCGCGCCCGGATCTGATCCTGCTCGATCTGAACCTGCCGAAGTACGACGGCCGGCAGGTGCTGACGAAGATCAAGTCCGATCCGGAACTGTCCGACATCCCGATCGTGGTGCTCACGACCTCGTCGGCCGAGGAGGACATTCTCCGCAGCTACAAGCTGCACGCCAACGCGTACGTCACCAAGCCGGTCGATCTCGACCAGTTCATCGGTGCCGTGAAGCAGATCGACGAATTCTTCGTGCAGGTCGTGCGGCTACCGCGTCGCGGACGCTGA
- a CDS encoding DUF6480 family protein, whose product MTTSDPEHHGNQDPDPARTPDLEPGGGVAPGSTPPDSGTTSGLSAPEPDTRKRFPISGWLTLLAVAVIVIIFVVAIFGILS is encoded by the coding sequence GTGACCACGTCGGACCCCGAACATCATGGAAACCAGGATCCCGACCCTGCACGTACCCCGGATCTGGAACCCGGCGGTGGCGTAGCGCCCGGATCGACGCCCCCCGATTCGGGGACGACGTCCGGGCTGTCCGCCCCGGAACCCGACACGAGGAAGCGGTTCCCCATCAGCGGGTGGCTCACGCTGCTCGCCGTCGCGGTGATCGTGATCATCTTCGTGGTCGCGATCTTCGGCATCCTGTCCTGA
- a CDS encoding zinc-dependent alcohol dehydrogenase: MKAVTWQGRRNVSVDTVPDPTIQEAGDAVIRVTTTNICGSDLHLYEVLGAFMTPGDILGHEPMGIVEEVGSGVTKLKPGDRVVIPFQVCCGQCFMCSHGLHSQCETTQVREEGTGAALFGYSKLYGSVPGGQAEYLRVPHADATHIKVPEGPADDRFVYLSDVLPTAWQAVEYAEIPDGGSVTVLGLGPIGEMAARIAAHKGARVIGVDMVPERLARAASRGIEVVDLREVDNNPGDMIRDMTNGRGTDSVIDAVGMEAHGSPVAKLAQSAAGFLPSAIAEPFMEKAGVDRLHALYTAIDVVRRGGAVSLSGVYGGAADPMPMLTLFDKQIRLHMGQANVLNWVPEILPLLTDEDPLGVDDFATHRLPLDDAPHAYEIFQKKQDGAIKICLKP, translated from the coding sequence ATGAAGGCAGTGACATGGCAGGGGCGCCGCAACGTGAGCGTCGATACGGTGCCCGATCCGACGATCCAGGAGGCCGGTGACGCCGTCATCCGCGTCACCACCACCAACATCTGCGGCTCTGACCTGCACCTGTACGAGGTGTTGGGAGCCTTCATGACTCCTGGCGACATCCTCGGTCACGAACCGATGGGCATCGTCGAGGAGGTCGGCTCCGGCGTCACGAAACTGAAGCCCGGCGACCGGGTGGTGATTCCCTTCCAGGTGTGTTGCGGCCAGTGCTTCATGTGTTCCCACGGCCTGCATTCGCAGTGCGAGACCACGCAGGTCCGTGAGGAGGGCACCGGTGCCGCGCTGTTCGGCTACTCGAAGCTCTACGGCAGCGTGCCCGGCGGGCAGGCCGAATACCTGCGCGTCCCCCATGCCGACGCCACCCACATCAAGGTCCCGGAAGGGCCGGCCGACGACCGTTTCGTCTACCTCTCCGACGTGTTGCCCACCGCGTGGCAGGCCGTCGAATACGCGGAGATCCCCGACGGTGGGAGTGTCACGGTGCTCGGCCTCGGCCCCATCGGTGAGATGGCCGCGCGCATCGCGGCGCACAAGGGTGCCCGCGTGATCGGCGTGGACATGGTCCCCGAGCGACTGGCCCGCGCGGCCTCCCGCGGCATCGAGGTCGTCGATCTGCGCGAGGTCGACAACAACCCCGGCGACATGATCCGTGACATGACGAACGGGCGCGGTACCGATTCGGTGATCGACGCCGTGGGTATGGAGGCGCACGGCTCACCCGTCGCGAAGCTCGCCCAGAGTGCCGCCGGTTTCCTGCCGTCGGCGATCGCCGAGCCGTTCATGGAGAAGGCCGGAGTGGACCGTCTCCACGCGCTGTACACCGCGATCGACGTCGTGCGGCGTGGTGGTGCGGTCTCGCTGAGCGGCGTGTACGGCGGGGCGGCGGATCCGATGCCGATGCTCACCCTGTTCGACAAGCAGATTCGTCTCCACATGGGTCAAGCCAACGTGTTGAACTGGGTCCCGGAGATCCTGCCGCTCCTGACCGACGAGGATCCGCTGGGGGTCGACGACTTCGCGACCCACCGCCTCCCGCTCGACGACGCACCGCACGCGTACGAGATCTTCCAGAAGAAGCAGGACGGCGCCATCAAGATCTGTCTGAAACCGTAG
- a CDS encoding Hsp20/alpha crystallin family protein — MLMRTDPFRDIDRFTQQVLGTMARPAVMPLDAWREGDRFVAEFDLPGVDADSIDLDVERNVLTVRAERPEVDRDKEFVSTERPRGVFTRRLFLGDTLDTDRIEAQYRGGVLRLTIPVAEKAKPRKISVIDAESNGQAAIEK, encoded by the coding sequence ATGTTGATGCGCACCGACCCCTTCCGCGATATCGATCGCTTCACGCAGCAGGTGCTCGGCACCATGGCACGGCCCGCGGTGATGCCGCTCGATGCATGGCGAGAAGGCGACCGTTTCGTCGCCGAGTTCGACCTTCCGGGCGTCGACGCCGACTCGATCGACCTCGATGTCGAACGCAACGTGCTCACTGTGCGCGCGGAACGTCCGGAAGTCGACCGGGACAAGGAATTCGTCTCCACCGAGAGGCCGCGAGGCGTCTTCACTCGTCGGCTGTTCCTCGGTGACACTCTCGACACCGATCGGATCGAAGCACAGTATCGCGGTGGTGTTCTGCGCCTGACGATTCCGGTCGCAGAGAAGGCGAAGCCCCGCAAGATCTCCGTGATCGACGCGGAAAGCAACGGACAGGCCGCGATCGAGAAGTGA
- a CDS encoding MerR family transcriptional regulator, with the protein MTPDPLRARRGVYGISVAAELSGLDPQTLRLYERRGLLNPERTAGGTRRYSDNDLEIVQRIVELVGSGINIAGIARILELEANNAALREDNDRLRSTLDSRPPPPPHTS; encoded by the coding sequence ATGACGCCAGATCCGTTACGCGCCCGGCGCGGGGTCTACGGCATCTCGGTGGCCGCCGAACTGTCAGGACTCGACCCGCAGACCCTGCGCCTGTACGAACGCCGAGGGCTGCTGAACCCCGAACGCACGGCAGGCGGAACGCGCCGCTACAGCGACAACGATCTCGAGATCGTCCAACGGATCGTCGAACTGGTGGGCTCCGGAATCAATATCGCCGGAATCGCCCGGATCCTCGAACTCGAGGCGAACAACGCGGCCCTCAGGGAGGACAACGACCGTCTGCGCTCCACTCTGGACAGCAGACCCCCTCCCCCGCCGCATACTTCCTAG
- a CDS encoding AAA family ATPase — protein MTGDATRIDSPEKLSAALETTGYLADDGLATVVFLAMRMGRPLFCEGEPGTGKTSLAAALAQALDLPMVRLQCHEGIDASQALYDWDFPRQLLHLRSLEAASDGVLDADTAERSLYTERYLLVRPLLQALTDSPCVLLVDEIDRADDEFEAFLLQLLDENAVTIPELGEIRAEVPPLVVLTSNRTREVHDALKRRCLYHWVEHPDLEREVAILQRRLPGLGHPLAEQIAHAVRSLREQDLLKPPGIAESLDWARALIALDRDVLDAATAAATLGAVLKYREDIDRVTRAGLDLSSAG, from the coding sequence ATGACCGGCGACGCGACGCGTATCGATTCACCCGAGAAACTCTCGGCTGCTCTCGAGACCACGGGATATCTCGCCGACGACGGACTGGCGACCGTCGTCTTCCTTGCGATGCGTATGGGCCGGCCGCTCTTCTGCGAAGGCGAACCCGGAACCGGGAAGACTTCGCTCGCAGCGGCTCTCGCTCAGGCCCTGGATCTGCCGATGGTCCGGTTGCAGTGCCACGAGGGCATCGACGCCTCGCAAGCCCTCTACGACTGGGATTTTCCCCGGCAGTTGCTCCATCTGCGCTCGCTCGAAGCAGCGAGCGACGGTGTGCTCGATGCGGATACCGCCGAGCGTTCCCTCTACACGGAGCGTTACCTCCTCGTCCGCCCGTTGCTGCAGGCGCTCACCGACTCGCCGTGCGTGCTGCTCGTCGACGAGATAGACCGCGCCGACGACGAGTTCGAGGCCTTCCTGCTCCAGCTGCTCGACGAGAACGCGGTGACGATCCCCGAACTGGGCGAGATCCGCGCGGAGGTCCCACCGCTGGTGGTGCTCACCTCCAACCGGACCCGCGAGGTGCACGACGCGCTCAAGCGCCGCTGTCTGTACCACTGGGTGGAGCATCCCGATCTCGAACGCGAAGTCGCGATCCTGCAGCGGCGGTTGCCCGGTCTGGGGCACCCGCTCGCCGAGCAGATCGCCCACGCGGTGCGCTCGCTCCGCGAACAGGACCTCCTGAAGCCACCGGGGATCGCCGAATCCCTCGACTGGGCGCGCGCACTGATCGCCCTCGACCGCGACGTCCTCGACGCGGCGACCGCTGCGGCGACACTCGGTGCCGTACTGAAGTACCGCGAGGACATCGACCGGGTCACCCGCGCCGGACTCGACCTCTCGAGCGCCGGATGA
- a CDS encoding vWA domain-containing protein, which produces MTTAPGPVVGLAGFCRALAAAGLPVALDATATYLDALAHVDVGDPVQVYWAGRATLCRTPDDTARYDATFVHWFGDTVPTGSRTHGQRTRTARIAALSRGEGADGDSGDDAPRLQVAADDTDVLRHRDVAELTTAERAHLAELLARLEPRPPTRRGLRSKPSRRGPVDPRHTLRDMLASGGEPVRPRHRARATRPRRVVLLIDVSGSMTPYADALLRFAHVVTRAAPSSTEVFSLGTRLTRLSRALRARDPQIALAGASRAVPDWAGGTRLGDTLGAFLDRWGRRGFARGAVVVIFSDGWERGDASLLGERMAQLHRLAHRVLWVNPHAGSAGYEPIQSGISAALPHIDRLLAGHSLATLEELLEEVRRA; this is translated from the coding sequence ATGACGACCGCCCCCGGTCCGGTCGTCGGGCTGGCCGGCTTCTGCCGCGCCCTCGCTGCCGCCGGTCTGCCCGTCGCCCTCGATGCCACCGCTACCTATCTCGACGCCCTCGCACACGTCGACGTCGGGGATCCCGTCCAGGTCTACTGGGCGGGCCGCGCGACGCTGTGCCGCACCCCGGACGACACGGCCCGCTACGACGCGACCTTCGTCCACTGGTTCGGCGACACCGTCCCCACCGGCTCGCGCACCCACGGGCAACGCACCCGCACCGCACGGATCGCGGCGCTGTCCCGCGGCGAGGGCGCCGACGGCGACTCCGGCGACGACGCGCCACGACTGCAGGTCGCGGCGGACGACACCGACGTCCTCCGGCACCGCGACGTGGCCGAACTGACGACCGCGGAACGCGCCCACCTCGCCGAACTGCTCGCGCGGCTTGAGCCCCGTCCGCCGACGCGTCGGGGATTGCGGTCGAAGCCCTCCCGCCGCGGACCGGTGGACCCGCGGCACACCCTGCGCGACATGCTGGCGAGCGGAGGCGAACCCGTCCGACCACGGCATCGTGCACGGGCGACGAGACCGCGCCGGGTGGTGTTGCTGATCGACGTGTCCGGCTCGATGACTCCCTACGCCGACGCGCTCCTGCGGTTCGCGCACGTCGTCACGCGTGCCGCACCGTCGTCCACCGAGGTGTTCTCCCTCGGCACGCGGCTGACCCGCCTGTCGCGGGCGCTGCGTGCCCGCGACCCGCAGATCGCGCTCGCCGGGGCCTCGCGTGCGGTTCCCGACTGGGCGGGTGGGACACGTCTCGGCGACACGCTCGGTGCGTTCCTGGACCGTTGGGGGCGAAGGGGTTTCGCGCGCGGCGCGGTGGTCGTGATCTTCTCCGACGGCTGGGAGCGCGGCGACGCCTCGCTACTCGGGGAACGCATGGCGCAGCTGCATCGCCTCGCGCACCGCGTGCTGTGGGTGAACCCGCACGCCGGCAGCGCCGGATACGAACCGATCCAGTCGGGTATCTCCGCGGCCCTGCCGCACATCGATCGTCTGCTCGCGGGACACAGCCTCGCGACACTGGAAGAACTTCTCGAGGAGGTTCGGCGTGCGTGA